In Archocentrus centrarchus isolate MPI-CPG fArcCen1 chromosome 1, fArcCen1, whole genome shotgun sequence, the following proteins share a genomic window:
- the bglapl gene encoding bone gamma-carboxyglutamate (gla) protein, like, translated as MKTLTLISICTLLSVCWSMGAVEPDVVVDPDADAAADVAPADPAAAADSSSASDSSSSSESDSASSDSSSDSSASDSSSSSSESSESSESSESSESDSSASDSSASDSASDSSSSSSSSSSESASTEAAPVVVKRDLAAVILRSRRAATAGDLTPLQLESLREVCELNVACDEMADTAGIVAAYNAYYGPVPF; from the exons ATGAAGACTCTGACTCTCATCTCCATCTGCACTCTTCTCTCAGTGTGCTGGTCCATGGGAG CTGTGGAACCCGATGTTGTCGTGGATCCTGATGCCGACGCAGCTGCTGATGTTGCACCTGCTGaccccgctgctgctgctgattcatCCTCTGCTTCTgactcttcttcctcctctgagtCCGATTCAGCCTCATCTGACTCTTCCTCAGACTCTTCAGCATCtgattcctcctcctcctcctcagagtcCTCTGAATCCTCAGAGTCTTCAGAGTCCTCTGAGTCCGACTCCTCTGCCTCAGACTCATCAGCATCAGATTCTGCTTCTgactcttcatcatcatcatcttcatcttcctcagAGTCAGCCAGCACTGAAG CTGCTCCAGTGGTTGTGAAGAGAGATCTGGCTGCTGTTATTCTGAGGAGCAGAAGAGCTGCTACAGCTGGTGATCTCACCCCTCTGCAGCTGGAAAG CCTCAGAGAGGTGTGCGAGCTGAACGTTGCCTGCGATGAGATGGCTGACACTGCCGGCATCGTGGCCGCGTACAACGCCTACTACGGACCCGTCCCCTTCTAA